The following DNA comes from Streptococcus canis.
ACCATAATCACTATTCGTACTAAATGTCAGTAAAACAAAGTTTTTAATATTTTGGAGGCCTTTTGGATTATACTTTTGATAAACTCCTTTACGAGTTAAGCTTTCAGCTGAACCCTCCGTGTAAAATGGACCATAAACAAGCTGCTGTTCAACATCAAGATTTGTCGTTTCGGTCTTAACATCACGCTCAGGATCATCAGGTAAATTAGGATCAATTTTATAAACATGGGCATGATCTCCGTGACGAACACTCATATAATTGCCATCAATAGTAATGTCTTCACGCTTAACCTTGAAACGCTCCATGTACTCTTTTATCAGTCTTTCTTTTCTTTGCTCAATACTTTCGCCTGCTTCTTGTCTCATAATATGATCTTCTGGACTTTCAAAAGGCTTATTAATATCAAGTTCACTCAAAAAAACCACATGAGTATGATCACCATGAGGATACTCTAGCCCCACTTTGCCTTCATTTACGACTTTCTTAATCTGTGAAATTTCTACATGAAGTTCTTTAGCCAAATAAGCGCGTTTTACTTGAAAATCAGCCTCTTCCTGCGTTAGGGTAGGAGTATGCTCGTCTTTAGACTGGTTTTTGTATTGATTAACTAAATAAGACCACTTACTCTGTTGCAAAACATCAAAACTGATGGGATGTAAATGATTCCCATGTTTTACTAAAATTCCGGTACTTGTCACACCACTAATATTGGTTCCATCGAATAAGAACCCATCACTTGTTCTAAAGTCAATACCTGATACTCCGCCACCTTTTTGGTGTATAACTGGTGGCACTGATGGGATAGAGTAAGAATTTCTACTAATTTGTCGTAGAGTTGATGTTCCTAAAGTTGACTTCAAAATATAATGATAATGGTCGCCATGACGAACAGTATAACCATTAGCATCTTCTGAAACTATATCACTAGGATTAAAAACATAGCCATCTTCAGTTTGACCCAAAAATCCTTGGCTATTATTATGACCAGCATTAATAGCTTTAGGACTGACATGACCCTTGTAATCTTTAGGAATCAAATAGTCCCATTTGGTTCCTTTTAAATCTGAATAAAAGAAAAAATGCTTGTGATCGCCATGCTTCACAATAATTCCTGTATCTGTTTTGCTCTCAATCTGTGACTCATCCGTTAACAAAAAACCATCATCAGTAGGCTTATCTATACCAGAAATATCCTTACGCATTCCCTTTTTAGAGAGTTTTTTATGCCTTGGCTTTTTTGTTTTAGTAGTCTTTTGGTAACTTTTAGAATCTTGTGATTGATTAGTCTGAGACGTTGAATGACAGGCAGTTAATGCTAGACTACAAGTAAGCAAGATGCCTGTCAAATATAAAGAATGTCTATTTCTTTCATGGTTTATAAAAAAACTCCTTTTGATAACCAGTTTATATTTTACTGGTTAATTATATCAACAAAAAGTCCCTTTGACAAGAAACAATATTCAGTCTCAATGCCATTTCCTTGAGTAGTGAGGTAGTAACCTTAACGTTATACACTTCACACTATCTATCTAAATTATGCTTTTATAGTGACCTAGTTATTAGTTTGAGCCCCTAAAGTGCATCTTCCAAAGAATAATATTAAGCATGGTAATAAGCCAGTAAAACCTCACATTCATGCTTGTATTGAATTTACCAGTCGTAGCTTAACTAGTGCACTTGGTCTTTCACCTCAATATATTGAATCCAGCAATTGCAAAAGTCCAACTTAATTATTGGTCAATCGAAGAATTTAAAAAGTTTCTAAATTTATTTGAACCAGAAAAATACAATTATCACTTATTATTTACTTGTCTATTCTTTACTGGAATGCAACTTGGCCAAGCATTAGCATTAACATGGAATGATATAGACTTCACCACTCAAACAGTTCACATTACAAAATCTATTTATATCAGCAAAGGGATTAGCTACTTGTCCACACTCACCGATTGTTATAACTAAGAATAGTACTGAAAAGTGTTATAAAACAATATTAAAAAGAGATCCTAACCTTAAAAAAATTAGAATCCACGATTTTCGTCACTCTCACACTTCTTCATTTATCCATCAAACAAAGTGAAAATGGCTTGGTAGTAAACAACACCTAGGACACGCTTCAATTACGTCTACACTTAATACTTACTCACATTTATATCTTAGTAAACAGAAGACGCTGGCTAATAAATTGGACGATAGTTTTTAGAAAATGGAATTTTGGGGTAACTCAAAAAAACGGCTCTATAATTTCTGTAGTGGGTAAAACCACCAAAGAAGTTATAGGGCTTTTTGAGTGTATCAAAAAAGTCCCATATGACTTATAATGAAAAGCGACGAAACTCACATTAGAAGGACTCATATGGAACACATTAATCTTACCAAAAATCTCTTGAAAGTAAAAGACCCAAATGTTCAAAGTACTAAAGTCATTCATCTGGAGACTCACTCTGAGGTGCTAGCCCTACTGGATTACCCTGCACCAAACTGTCCAGCATATCAGGCCAAAATGAGTAAATATGACTTTCAAAAACCATCTAAAATCCCTTATCTTGAGTCAGTTGGTTATAAAACATTGATTCGTCTGAAAAAGAGACGATTCCAGTGTCAAAATTGCCGTAAAGTCTTGGTGGCAGAAACATCTTTAGTCAAGAAAAACTATCAAATCCCTTACATGATTAATCACAAAATCAGCCAACTCTTGATGGAAAAACGTAGCCTCACTGACATCGCAGAGCAACTGACTATCTCAACTTCGACAGTCATTAGACAACTCAAAACGTTCCAATTCAAAACTGATTTAACGTCATTGCCCGAAGTCTTATCTTGGGATGAATTTGCCTTTCAAAAAGGGAAGATGAGTTTTGTCGCTCAAGATTACACAACCAACAAAATTATCGCTATTCTAGACGGTCGAACACAGGCAATCATTAGAAATCACTTCCTACGTTACCAAAGAAGCGTCCGTGAAAAGGTCAAATGGATTACCATGGACATGTTTGCGCCCTACTATTCCTTAGCTAAAGAGTTATTTCCAAATGCTCAAATTGTGCTTGACCCTTTCCACATTATCCAGCACCTCAACCGTGCAATGAATCGAACTAGAATTGCCATCATGAACACCATGGACCGCAAATCTCATCAGTACCGTGCCATCAAGCGTCACTGGAAACTCATCCAACAAGATAGCCGTAAACTCAGCGATAAACGCTTCTATCGGCCTACTTTTCGAATGCACTTAACCAATCAAGAAATCGTTGAGAAGCTCCTTGATTACTCGGATGAACTTCGTTATTACTACGACCTTTATCAACTCTTACTCTTTCATTTCCAAGAAAAGAATAGCCAATGCTTTTTTGAACTCATTGACTAAGAAATGAAGGGGGGCAATCCAATCTTTCGTACGGTTTTCCAAACCTTTCTCAAGGACAGAGATAAAATCGAGAATGCACTGGAACAACCCTATTCAAATGCAAAATTGGAAGCAACCAACAACATCATTAAAGTCATTAAGCGCAATGCTTTTGGCTTTCGGAACTTTGAAAACTTTAAAACCAGAATATTAATCACTCTAAATATGAAAAAAGAGAAGACCAATCTGGTCCTCTCAAGATGTTAGCTTTTCATCTACCCACTACAGTTGACAAAGAGCCAAAAAACAGTATAAAACACAAAAGAAAAGACAAGGCTAAAAACCTTGTCTTTTCAACTTAAGCTATACCGGCGGCCGGGGTCGAACCGGCACGCCCGTGAGGGCACTGGATTTTGAGTTTGGTTCACGTGGGTTTATATGAATAGGAACCCAGTCAAACCAGCATTTTATGAAATTACCTCTATCGTAAAAACGGTGGATTTTTTTATCTTTAGTAACTTTTTAGGAATTATATTTTTTCACTTGAATTTTGAAAACCTAAAATAGATTTTGATTTACTAATCTGTATCATTACGATATAATGATTTTAAGGTACTAAATGATTTAGGGGGGGCAATCATGGAATTTCAAGCTAGAGTATCTAGTGAGTGCATGTATTACATTAGTCTATTAGAAGAAATTTACTCCAAAGAGATAACTGGAGCAGTTACTAGGGGAATAGTTCTATCAAAAGCATTCGAAGAAACAAAAAATCTAAACAATTGGTTACAAATTAGTGAGGATACACATACAATCCCCTTACACAATATAGAATATTCAAAAGGCTATGGAGTAAAGATTAAAGCTGAAATCAACGAAAAAACTGACCGAGGAATTAGAAATTTAAAAATTGAACTTCCTAAATATCTACCAGTTCGGTCTGTAACAATTGGCGTAACAGTTAAACTAATTTGTAAAGCAGCAATCTTACTAAGGAGAGATGAAAAGTTTAGACAAACTGAAATATTATCTGTTTCCGAACATTTTGAGCATTTAGAAGAAAAATTAAAAAAAATAGTTGCACCAGTTAATTACGATAAACTTCAAGATATTTTAGCAGATAGCAAAAATGAAATCCAAAGGAGTGTTAAATAACATTTCTTTGGATTTTTTTACTTCTCTAACTGTACCCCAAAAATATATTTTTACACAAAAATCATTGACAAAGTATTTTTTTTCTGATATCCTACCCTTGTAAATAATTTTAGGGTACATTACCCTTTGAAATGATTAGAGAGGTGGCTCTATGTATGAAATAGAACAAGAAGCTTTAGATTACTTCTATGAAGAATTGGAAAGTTATTATGATGAGGACGAACAAGGAGAAATCTTTGACGGAGTAGACGACTAGCAGGAGGAATTCCTCCTCTTGCTAAATTTTTTGGAGGACAGTTTTATGACACAACTTACAGTTTCTACTTGGAATATCAATCAGCGTTCAGGACTTGGCAGACAAATTCCTGATATGGTTGTAACTGAACTAAGAGAATTGAACGCAGATATTATATGTCTGACAGAGTATGTCAAGACAGAATCCCATAATTTATTCTGTGCTAGATTGCAGGATATTGGCTATGAGGTTTTTGAAGATGACCGTTCTCTTGAATTCGGAAACGAAATCTTAGTAGCTATCAAAAGTTCCTTAATTTCTGATAGTAAATTCACTACCATTGATAATGATGATAGTAATCCAAACTTTTTACGAGTTACAGTAAATATATTTGGTAAGGAATTAAATATTGTCGGTACTCGTATAAAAACTGGTGGGAAAGATATCATTGAAGATTTTAAAGAGCGCAAAATACAACTAGATAATCTAATTTCAAATTTGCCTGCAAGTCATGAAAATACCATCATTCTAGGTGACTTTAATAATGGTTTTTTCAAACAGAATGATGATATTCATTCCTATCAAGGAAAAGCTAGAGAGTTTTACTCTTATCCATTACTTAAGTCGATAATGAGCAAGGCAGGCTTAACTGTATATACTCCATCAGATTTAAACTCTTGGAAGTATTGTAAGTTAGACCATATTTTTGCAAATATCCCTATAGTAAATGAAAATTATTCTTGGGAATTCTTAAAAAATCCTGATTATAAAAGCCAAGTAGGCTACCCAGACCATGCGATTTTATCAGCAACTATTTCTTTATAATTCTCCATGAGGTGCTGATTATGTTCAAACCAAAGCAAGTCGCTGACTTAAAAAGAAATTATATTATTTCAACTAGCAAATTAAAGATAGCTCATTGGTCAATATTAGGCTTCTCTACTTGTATTATACTTACTAT
Coding sequences within:
- a CDS encoding endonuclease/exonuclease/phosphatase family protein; the encoded protein is MTQLTVSTWNINQRSGLGRQIPDMVVTELRELNADIICLTEYVKTESHNLFCARLQDIGYEVFEDDRSLEFGNEILVAIKSSLISDSKFTTIDNDDSNPNFLRVTVNIFGKELNIVGTRIKTGGKDIIEDFKERKIQLDNLISNLPASHENTIILGDFNNGFFKQNDDIHSYQGKAREFYSYPLLKSIMSKAGLTVYTPSDLNSWKYCKLDHIFANIPIVNENYSWEFLKNPDYKSQVGYPDHAILSATISL
- a CDS encoding pneumococcal-type histidine triad protein; translated protein: MRKDISGIDKPTDDGFLLTDESQIESKTDTGIIVKHGDHKHFFFYSDLKGTKWDYLIPKDYKGHVSPKAINAGHNNSQGFLGQTEDGYVFNPSDIVSEDANGYTVRHGDHYHYILKSTLGTSTLRQISRNSYSIPSVPPVIHQKGGGVSGIDFRTSDGFLFDGTNISGVTSTGILVKHGNHLHPISFDVLQQSKWSYLVNQYKNQSKDEHTPTLTQEEADFQVKRAYLAKELHVEISQIKKVVNEGKVGLEYPHGDHTHVVFLSELDINKPFESPEDHIMRQEAGESIEQRKERLIKEYMERFKVKREDITIDGNYMSVRHGDHAHVYKIDPNLPDDPERDVKTETTNLDVEQQLVYGPFYTEGSAESLTRKGVYQKYNPKGLQNIKNFVLLTFSTNSDYGNLLVDGHKTKRVYYLVRKDLNWEDLNIQRPDAVKDEGRVFKGWTNELPTSGKMEREHRSFYVDFDRNKKQPTKNVYGPEDDVSEIDLEGYVPIKYTVLQNGSVKLGDVTQGGFSYYVKPGLTWKEAWENGLKEPTPIPNDNYEFIEWRHISFDGRNADDKVSTTISMAAFGTTNLKIGPYFAKNPDNPTDIHDPSRHPNYFWHDPKNYVAIAFKAGNGGELVSPIGRGKSLVYLIRKGTSLSEAKVLPPSTQPQKGYRQDYSHIIVSEADYHAPVTEDKVYNILFKNIADDNDTDDTNASDSWLDEFLSPSSTSDETVAEPGEERAPEALNSNKDEVESPEVDHSVANPMPYEGN